One window of the Strix uralensis isolate ZFMK-TIS-50842 chromosome 3, bStrUra1, whole genome shotgun sequence genome contains the following:
- the GPN1 gene encoding GPN-loop GTPase 1 isoform X1 produces the protein MAGRCGAAPCGPEGQGRVGKMAAASEELAAAAAAAPVCVLVLGMAGSGKTTFVQRLAAHLHGQRCPPYVINLDPAVRGLPFPANIDIRDTVKYKEVMKQYGLGPNGGIVTSLNLFATRFDQVMKFIEKRQNASKYVIIDTPGQIEVFTWSASGTIITEALASSFPLVVVYVMDTSRSTNPITFMSNMLYACSILYKTKLPFIVVMNKTDIIDHSFAVEWMQDFETFQDALNQETSYVSNLTRSMSLVLDEFYSSLKVVGVSAVLGTGLDDFFVQLSKAVDEYEREYRPEYERLRKTLEKAQNKEKREQLEHLWKDMGSVCMQGNTLAGSDDASAMSPSELILTRGTLDEEEERESDTDDIDHEVTEESHEEPAFRNFMQETRVKYQRSSNPNE, from the exons ATGGCGGGGCGCTGTGGGGCCGCGCCCTGCGGCCCGGAAGGACAAGGGAGAGTcgggaagatggcggcggcgaGTGAGGAgctggcggcagcggcggcagcggccccggTGTGCGTGCTGGTGCTGGGCATGGCCGGCTCCGGGAAAACCACCTTCGTGcag CGCCTGGCGGCCCACCTGcacgggcagcgctgcccgccgtACGTGATCAACCTGGACCCCGCCGTGCGCGGCCTGCCCTTCCCCGCCAACATCG ATATTAGAGACACTGTGAAGTACAAAGAAGTCATGAAACA ATACGGACTGGGCCCAAATGGTGGGATAGTGACCTCTCTCAATCTCTTTGCTACAAGATTTGATCAG GTGATGAAGTTTATTGAAAAAAGACAGAATGCATCCAA GTATGTTATTATTGACACACCAGGGCAAATTGAGGTGTTCACCTGGTCAGCATCAGGAACCATCATAACTGAGGCCTTG gcttcctcttttcctttggtTGTTGTTTATGTGATGGACACCTCTCGCAGTACTAACCCTATCACCTTTATGTCCAACATGTTGTATGCCTGCAG TATCCTGTACAAGACAAAGCTACCTTTCATTGTTGTCATGAACAAA actGACATAATTGACCACAGTTTTGCAGTAGAATGGATGCAGGACTTTGAGACTTTCCAGGATGCCCTGAATCAAGAGACATCCTATGTCAGTAACCTGACTCGTTCTATGAGTCTAGTGTTGGATGAGTTTTACAGTTCACTGAAG GTGGTTGGTGTTTCTGCTGTGCTTGGCACAGGACTGGATGACTTCTTTGTTCAGCTTTCTAAAGCTGTAGATGAGTATGAGAG AGAATATCGTCCAGAATATGAGCGCCTGAGGAAAACACTG GAGAAagctcaaaataaagaaaagagagagcagCTGGAACACTTGTGGAAGGACATGGGCAGCGTGTGTATGCAGGGCAACACGCTTGCAG GGTCTGATGATGCTTCTGCAATGAGTCCCTCTGAGCTGATCCTAACACGAGGAACTCTTGATGaagaagaagagagggagagTGATACCGATGACATTGACCATGAAG TTACTGAGGAGAGTCATGAAGAACCAGCCTTCAGAAACTTTATGCAAGAGACGCGGGTGAAATACCAGAGAAGCAGCAACCCAAATGAATGA
- the GPN1 gene encoding GPN-loop GTPase 1 isoform X3: MKFIEKRQNASKYVIIDTPGQIEVFTWSASGTIITEALASSFPLVVVYVMDTSRSTNPITFMSNMLYACSILYKTKLPFIVVMNKTDIIDHSFAVEWMQDFETFQDALNQETSYVSNLTRSMSLVLDEFYSSLKVVGVSAVLGTGLDDFFVQLSKAVDEYEREYRPEYERLRKTLEKAQNKEKREQLEHLWKDMGSVCMQGNTLAGSDDASAMSPSELILTRGTLDEEEERESDTDDIDHEVTEESHEEPAFRNFMQETRVKYQRSSNPNE; the protein is encoded by the exons ATGAAGTTTATTGAAAAAAGACAGAATGCATCCAA GTATGTTATTATTGACACACCAGGGCAAATTGAGGTGTTCACCTGGTCAGCATCAGGAACCATCATAACTGAGGCCTTG gcttcctcttttcctttggtTGTTGTTTATGTGATGGACACCTCTCGCAGTACTAACCCTATCACCTTTATGTCCAACATGTTGTATGCCTGCAG TATCCTGTACAAGACAAAGCTACCTTTCATTGTTGTCATGAACAAA actGACATAATTGACCACAGTTTTGCAGTAGAATGGATGCAGGACTTTGAGACTTTCCAGGATGCCCTGAATCAAGAGACATCCTATGTCAGTAACCTGACTCGTTCTATGAGTCTAGTGTTGGATGAGTTTTACAGTTCACTGAAG GTGGTTGGTGTTTCTGCTGTGCTTGGCACAGGACTGGATGACTTCTTTGTTCAGCTTTCTAAAGCTGTAGATGAGTATGAGAG AGAATATCGTCCAGAATATGAGCGCCTGAGGAAAACACTG GAGAAagctcaaaataaagaaaagagagagcagCTGGAACACTTGTGGAAGGACATGGGCAGCGTGTGTATGCAGGGCAACACGCTTGCAG GGTCTGATGATGCTTCTGCAATGAGTCCCTCTGAGCTGATCCTAACACGAGGAACTCTTGATGaagaagaagagagggagagTGATACCGATGACATTGACCATGAAG TTACTGAGGAGAGTCATGAAGAACCAGCCTTCAGAAACTTTATGCAAGAGACGCGGGTGAAATACCAGAGAAGCAGCAACCCAAATGAATGA
- the GPN1 gene encoding GPN-loop GTPase 1 isoform X2, with product MAGRCGAAPCGPEGQGRVGKMAAASEELAAAAAAAPVCVLVLGMAGSGKTTFVQRLAAHLHGQRCPPYVINLDPAVRGLPFPANIVSRYGLGPNGGIVTSLNLFATRFDQVMKFIEKRQNASKYVIIDTPGQIEVFTWSASGTIITEALASSFPLVVVYVMDTSRSTNPITFMSNMLYACSILYKTKLPFIVVMNKTDIIDHSFAVEWMQDFETFQDALNQETSYVSNLTRSMSLVLDEFYSSLKVVGVSAVLGTGLDDFFVQLSKAVDEYEREYRPEYERLRKTLEKAQNKEKREQLEHLWKDMGSVCMQGNTLAGSDDASAMSPSELILTRGTLDEEEERESDTDDIDHEVTEESHEEPAFRNFMQETRVKYQRSSNPNE from the exons ATGGCGGGGCGCTGTGGGGCCGCGCCCTGCGGCCCGGAAGGACAAGGGAGAGTcgggaagatggcggcggcgaGTGAGGAgctggcggcagcggcggcagcggccccggTGTGCGTGCTGGTGCTGGGCATGGCCGGCTCCGGGAAAACCACCTTCGTGcag CGCCTGGCGGCCCACCTGcacgggcagcgctgcccgccgtACGTGATCAACCTGGACCCCGCCGTGCGCGGCCTGCCCTTCCCCGCCAACATCG TGTCTAGATACGGACTGGGCCCAAATGGTGGGATAGTGACCTCTCTCAATCTCTTTGCTACAAGATTTGATCAG GTGATGAAGTTTATTGAAAAAAGACAGAATGCATCCAA GTATGTTATTATTGACACACCAGGGCAAATTGAGGTGTTCACCTGGTCAGCATCAGGAACCATCATAACTGAGGCCTTG gcttcctcttttcctttggtTGTTGTTTATGTGATGGACACCTCTCGCAGTACTAACCCTATCACCTTTATGTCCAACATGTTGTATGCCTGCAG TATCCTGTACAAGACAAAGCTACCTTTCATTGTTGTCATGAACAAA actGACATAATTGACCACAGTTTTGCAGTAGAATGGATGCAGGACTTTGAGACTTTCCAGGATGCCCTGAATCAAGAGACATCCTATGTCAGTAACCTGACTCGTTCTATGAGTCTAGTGTTGGATGAGTTTTACAGTTCACTGAAG GTGGTTGGTGTTTCTGCTGTGCTTGGCACAGGACTGGATGACTTCTTTGTTCAGCTTTCTAAAGCTGTAGATGAGTATGAGAG AGAATATCGTCCAGAATATGAGCGCCTGAGGAAAACACTG GAGAAagctcaaaataaagaaaagagagagcagCTGGAACACTTGTGGAAGGACATGGGCAGCGTGTGTATGCAGGGCAACACGCTTGCAG GGTCTGATGATGCTTCTGCAATGAGTCCCTCTGAGCTGATCCTAACACGAGGAACTCTTGATGaagaagaagagagggagagTGATACCGATGACATTGACCATGAAG TTACTGAGGAGAGTCATGAAGAACCAGCCTTCAGAAACTTTATGCAAGAGACGCGGGTGAAATACCAGAGAAGCAGCAACCCAAATGAATGA